A region of Spodoptera frugiperda isolate SF20-4 chromosome 26, AGI-APGP_CSIRO_Sfru_2.0, whole genome shotgun sequence DNA encodes the following proteins:
- the LOC118264597 gene encoding protein transport protein SEC24-like isoform X1, with protein sequence MKAIRLIMVLGVAAVAYSMPSNSQGKNLITGVFIPSDAFQDLQDRANANSPQQVVQSQPSYQPIASNQPQYQPVNTNQPSYQPVTSNQPQYQPVNTNQPAYQPVNTNQPQYQSYPVQNQPTVLTNQPTQVQQPTNSQPLLVQERMGNDAPVLTNQPLSNSQPLNVQPVISNQPNVVYTQEPLSANSDSNQPIMVMTNQPNGQGNPSILFVQQPSAASNAPIYVQQQPNQQPAQVIFASNPSNGNQLQGTGSAVYTLIPLNTQNAVNSNPGGSYLIPVQPSNSNPIILSTGN encoded by the exons ATGAAAGCAATACGTTTG ATTATGGTTCTTGGAGTCGCAGCTGTAGCGTACAGCATGCCGAGTAACTCCCAAGGTAAAAACTTGATCACAGGCGTCTTCATCCCATCTGATGCCTTCCAAGACCTGCAGGACCGAGCCAACGCCAACTCTCCACAACAGGTTGTTCAAAGTCAGCCCAGCTACCAACCGATTGCTTCGAACCAGCCACAGTACCAGCCCGTGAACACAAACCAACCGAGCTACCAACCTGTCACCTCCAACCAGCCGCAGTACCAGCCAGTCAACACGAACCAACCTGCCTACCAGCCAGTCAACACGAACCAACCACAATACCAATCGTACCCGGTTCAGAACCAACCAACAGTGCTGACTAACCAGCCTACTCAAGTCCAACAACCAACAAACAGTCAGCCATTGTTGGTCCAGGAACGAATGGGCAACGATGCACCAGTTTTGACCAACCAGCCTTTGAGTAACAGCCAACCATTAAACGTGCAACCTGTAATCTCCAACCAACCTAATGTGGTGTACACCCAAGAGCCATTATCGGCAAACAGTGACTCGAACCAACCGATTATGGTGATGACTAATCAACCAAACGGACAAGGCAATCCGTCCATATTGTTCGTTCAACAACCATCGGCCGCTTCCAATGCACCAATTTACGTTCAGCAGCAACCGAACCAACAACCTGCTCAAGTGATCTTCGCCAGCAATCCTTCGAATGGGAACCAGCTACAAGGAACTGGCTCCGCAGTGTACACTCTGATACCTCTGAATACACAGAACGCTGTAAACAGTAATCCGGGAGGCTCTTACCTAATCCCTGTACAGCCGAGCAATTCCAACCCGATCATATTGAGCACAGGAAACTAG
- the LOC118264597 gene encoding protein transport protein SEC24-like isoform X2: MVLGVAAVAYSMPSNSQGKNLITGVFIPSDAFQDLQDRANANSPQQVVQSQPSYQPIASNQPQYQPVNTNQPSYQPVTSNQPQYQPVNTNQPAYQPVNTNQPQYQSYPVQNQPTVLTNQPTQVQQPTNSQPLLVQERMGNDAPVLTNQPLSNSQPLNVQPVISNQPNVVYTQEPLSANSDSNQPIMVMTNQPNGQGNPSILFVQQPSAASNAPIYVQQQPNQQPAQVIFASNPSNGNQLQGTGSAVYTLIPLNTQNAVNSNPGGSYLIPVQPSNSNPIILSTGN; encoded by the coding sequence ATGGTTCTTGGAGTCGCAGCTGTAGCGTACAGCATGCCGAGTAACTCCCAAGGTAAAAACTTGATCACAGGCGTCTTCATCCCATCTGATGCCTTCCAAGACCTGCAGGACCGAGCCAACGCCAACTCTCCACAACAGGTTGTTCAAAGTCAGCCCAGCTACCAACCGATTGCTTCGAACCAGCCACAGTACCAGCCCGTGAACACAAACCAACCGAGCTACCAACCTGTCACCTCCAACCAGCCGCAGTACCAGCCAGTCAACACGAACCAACCTGCCTACCAGCCAGTCAACACGAACCAACCACAATACCAATCGTACCCGGTTCAGAACCAACCAACAGTGCTGACTAACCAGCCTACTCAAGTCCAACAACCAACAAACAGTCAGCCATTGTTGGTCCAGGAACGAATGGGCAACGATGCACCAGTTTTGACCAACCAGCCTTTGAGTAACAGCCAACCATTAAACGTGCAACCTGTAATCTCCAACCAACCTAATGTGGTGTACACCCAAGAGCCATTATCGGCAAACAGTGACTCGAACCAACCGATTATGGTGATGACTAATCAACCAAACGGACAAGGCAATCCGTCCATATTGTTCGTTCAACAACCATCGGCCGCTTCCAATGCACCAATTTACGTTCAGCAGCAACCGAACCAACAACCTGCTCAAGTGATCTTCGCCAGCAATCCTTCGAATGGGAACCAGCTACAAGGAACTGGCTCCGCAGTGTACACTCTGATACCTCTGAATACACAGAACGCTGTAAACAGTAATCCGGGAGGCTCTTACCTAATCCCTGTACAGCCGAGCAATTCCAACCCGATCATATTGAGCACAGGAAACTAG
- the LOC118264175 gene encoding E3 ubiquitin-protein ligase RING1 has product MSSTEPSQNKTWELSLYELHRTPQEVITDATEIAVSPRSLHSELMCPICLDMLKKTMTTKECLHRFCNDCIITALRSGNKECPTCRKKLVSKRSLRPDPNFDLLISKIYPSRDEYEAHQERLLTKLSMSHSQASLVNSITEGIKLQSQNRPQRSRKNHEESSNTSNSNGNTENAQNGSSGAAPAAPKDGSSSMSNPAPSGQSTSNPASVRSTPSPVPSNISSVSKNTSTTKRAKSILTSERSEESESSDGRTEGENSMDTEGEGEPLNPNEIELVFKPHPTEMTGDNQLMRALRDSSVRYLKTTANASVDHLSKYLAMRLTLDLDAELPEAYRLLNFCIYVAPAPGQFVPLAGSQTLRQINDKFWKVNKPLEMYYSWKKT; this is encoded by the exons ATGTCATCCACAGAGCCTTCCCAGAATAAAACCTGGGAGCTCTCCCTATATGAACTTCACCGCACACCGCAGGAGGTCATTACGGACGCCACTGAAATCGCGGTGTCCCCCCGCAGTTTACATAGTGAATTGATGTGTCCAATTTGCTTAGACATGCTCAAAAAGACCATGACTACAAAAGAATGCCTTCACAGATTCTGTAACGATTGTATTATAACTGCCCTTCGTTCGGGTAACAAAGAATGTCCTACATGTCGAAAGAAGTTGGTGTCCAAGCGGTCCCTGAGGCCTGACCCTAACTTCGATTTGTTGATCTCAAAGATATACCCCAGCAGAGACGAGTATGAAGCTCACCAGGAGCGTCTGCTGACTAAGCTGAGTATGTCGCACTCGCAGGCGTCGTTAGTGAACTCTATTACTGAGGGAATAAAGCTGCAATCTCAAAATAGGCCTCAAAGATCTAGGAAAAATCACGAAGAAAGTAGTAATACGTCTAACTCGAATGGTAACACAGAGAATGCTCAAAATGGTAGTTCAGGAGCGGCTCCTGCTGCTCCCAAGGATGGATCCTCATCAATGAGCAACCCGGCCCCCTCAGGGCAGTCCACTTCCAACCCCGCGAGTGTAAGGAGCACTCCGTCGCCGGTGCCATCCAATATCAGCTCTGTGTCAAAAAACACAAGCACCACTAAAAGAGCCAAATCTATTTTAACATCAGAGCGCAGCGAGGAGAGTGAATCTAGTGACGGCAG GACTGAAGGAGAGAACTCAATGGACACAGAGGGTGAGGGTGAGCCACTGAACCCTAATGAAATAGAGCTGGTGTTCAAGCCACATCCTACTGAAATGACAGGAGACAACCAACTGATGCGAGCCCTCCGAGACAGCTCAGTGAGATACTTGAAGACAACCGCCAATGCCTCCG TGGACCACCTAAGCAAGTATTTGGCGATGCGTCTCACCCTCGACTTGGATGCAGAACTGCCAGAGGCCTATCGCTTGCTTAACTTCTGTATTTATGTTGCCCCCGCGCCCGGTCAGTTCGTGCCATTGGCCGGCTCACAGACACTGCGCCAAATCAATGATAAATTCTGgaag GTGAACAAACCTCTGGAAATGTACTACTCCTGGAAGAAAACCTAG
- the LOC118264645 gene encoding 60S ribosomal protein L22, with product MAVAKKPVAKKAQLHQKSGKKGVKGGKIRGKGIKRKINLKFMIDCTHPAEDSILDVGNFEKYLKERVKVEGKTNNLGNHVVIARDKTKISINADIPFSKRYLKYLTKRYLKKNNLRDWLRVVASAHDSYELRYFNINADSDNEDNED from the exons ATGGCAGTTGCAAAGAAACCCGTGGCTAAAAAAGCCCAACTGCACCAGAAGTCTGGTAAGAAGGGAGTCAAAGGTGGCAAAATCCGCGGTAAAGGCATCAAGCGGAAGATCAATCTGAAGTTCATGATCGACTGCACTCATCCAGCTGAAGACAGCATCCTCGATGTAGGCAACttcgaaaaatatttgaagGAGCGTGTCAAAGTTGAGGGCAAAACAAATAACCTGGGCAATCACGTTGTCATCGCTAGGGACAAGACCAAGATCTCCATCAACGCAG ATATTCCCTTCTCAAAGAGGTACCTGAAATACTTGACCAAGAGGTACCTCAAGAAGAACAACCTCCGTGACTGGCTGCGAGTGGTGGCGTCTGCCCACGACTCATATGAACTCCGTTACTTCAACATTAATGCTGACAGTGACAATGAAGACAATGAGGATTAA
- the LOC118264042 gene encoding aconitate hydratase, mitochondrial, with amino-acid sequence MAHCMRVLHGQGTRTRAVLLEIQQRCFSVSPLTAAAAQVAMSKFDQSPLPYEKLTKNLEVVKKRLGRDMTLSEKVLYSHLDDPKGQQIERGTSYLRLRPDRVAMQDATAQMAMLQFISSGLPRVAVPSTIHCDHLIEAQIGGDKDLARAKDINKEVYKFLETAGAKYGVGFWKPGSGIIHQIILENYAFPGLLMIGTDSHTPNGGGLGGLCIGVGGADAVDVMANIPWELKCPKVIGVKLTGQLKGWTSPKDVILKVAGILTVKGGTGAIVEYFGPGVDSISCTGMATICNMGAEIGATTSVFPYNNRMEAYLKSTGRSDIAGLANKYKHLLTPDSKAPYDQVVEIDLSTLEPHVNGPFTPDLANPISKLGDIAKKNDWPVDIRVGLIGSCTNSSYEDMGRCASIVKEALKHGVKSKVPFNVTPGSEQIRATIERDGIAQTLREFGGTVLANACGPCIGQWDRKDVKKGEKNTIVTSYNRNFTGRNDANPATHCFVTSPELVTALSLAGRLDFNPMTDSLTGSDGKKFKLSDPFADELPARGFDPGQDTYQHPPSDGSKVQVDVAPTSDRLQLLAPFDKWDGKDLTEMTILIKVKGKCTTDHISAAGPWLKYRGHLDNISNNMFITATNAENGELNKVRNQKTGEWGAVPATARAYKAAGIKWVVIGDENYGEGSSREHAALEPRHLGGRAIIVKSFARIHETNLKKQGLLPLTFANAADYDKIQPTDKISLLGLKDLAPGKPVDCEIKHQDGKTERIKLNHSLNEQQIDWFKAGSALNRMKEIASK; translated from the exons ATGGCTCACTGTATGAGAGTTTTGCATGGCCAG GGAACCAGGACACGAGCTGTGCTCTTGGAGATCCAGCAAAGATGCTTCAGCGTGTCCCCCCTCACCGCTGCGGCGGCCCAG GTTGCGATGTCGAAGTTCGACCAGAGCCCTCTGCCCTACGAGAAGCTGACCAAGAATTTGGAAGTTGTGAAGAAGAGGTTAGGTCGTGACATGACCTTGTCCGAGAAAGTGCTGTACTCTCACTTGGATGACCCTAAAGGACAG CAAATCGAGCGTGGCACAAGCTACCTGCGCCTGCGGCCCGACAGGGTTGCCATGCAGGATGCCACCGCGCAGATGGCCATGTTGCAGTTCATCTCGTCAGGCCTGCCCCGCGTCGCCGTCCCCTCCACCATCCACTGCGACCACTTGATTGAGGCCCAGATCGGTGGTGACAAGGATTTAGCCAGAGCTAAG GACATCAACAAAGAGGTATACAAGTTCTTGGAGACTGCGGGAGCTAAATATGGCGTCGGTTTCTGGAAGCCGGGCTCCGGTATAATCCATCAGATCATCCTGGAGAACTACGCCTTCCCTGGACTGCTCATGATCGGAACTGACTCTCACACACCCAACGGTGGCGGTCTCGGTGGTCTTTGCATTG GTGTGGGTGGCGCTGACGCCGTCGACGTAATGGCCAACATCCCATGGGAACTCAAGTGCCCCAAGGTCATTGGTGTTAAGCTTACTG GTCAGCTGAAAGGCTGGACGAGCCCCAAGGACGTGATCCTGAAGGTCGCCGGCATCCTGACAGTGAAGGGAGGTACCGGTGCCATCGTGGAGTACTTCGGCCCCGGCGTCGACTCCATCTCCTGCACTGGTATGGCCACCATCTGCAACATGGGAGCTGAGATCGGAGCTACCACTAGc GTGTTCCCGTACAACAACCGTATGGAAGCCTACCTGAAGTCCACTGGCCGCAGCGACATCGCCGGACTAGCCAACAAGTACAAGCACCTCCTCACTCCCGACTCCAAGGCACCTTATGACCAG GTTGTGGAAATTGACCTGTCGACCCTGGAGCCCCACGTGAACGGTCCGTTCACCCCGGATCTAGCGAACCCCATCAGCAAGTTGGGCGACATCGCCAAGAAGAACGACTGGCCCGTCGACATCCGCGTCGGACTCATCGGCTCCTGCACCAACTCCTCCTACGAGGACATGGGACGCTGCGCCAGCATCGTCAAGGAG GCGCTGAAGCACGGCGTGAAGTCGAAGGTTCCATTCAACGTGACTCCTGGCTCGGAGCAGATCCGCGCCACCATCGAGCGCGACGGCATCGCACAGACACTGCGCGAGTTCGGAGGCACT GTGTTGGCTAACGCGTGCGGGCCGTGCATCGGTCAGTGGGACCGCAAGGACGTGAAGAAGGGCGAGAAGAACACGATCGTGACGTCATACAACAGGAACTTCACCGGCCGCAACGACGCCAACCCCGCCACCCACTGCTTCGTCACCAGCCCTGAGCTCGTCACCGCTCTGTCTCTTGCTG GTCGCCTGGACTTCAACCCCATGACGGACTCCCTGACGGGCAGTGACGGCAAGAAGTTCAAGCTGTCTGACCCCTTCGCGGACGAGCTCCCCGCTCGCGGTTTCGACCCCGGCCAGGACACATACCAGCACCCACCCAGCGACGGCAGCA AGGTGCAAGTGGACGTGGCGCCCACGTCAGACCGCCTGCAACTGCTGGCGCCCTTCGACAAGTGGGACGGCAAGGACCTCACCGAGATGACCATCCTCATCAAGGTGAAGGGCAAGTGCACCACCGACCACATCTCCGCCGCCGGGCCCTGGCTGAAGTACCGAGGACATCTCGACAACATCTCCAACAACATGTTCATTAC CGCCACAAACGCTGAGAACGGCGAGCTGAACAAGGTCCGCAACCAGAAGACAGGCGAGTGGGGCGCCGTGCCCGCGACCGCGCGCGCCTACAAGGCGGCCGGCATCAAGTGGGTCGTCATCGGAGACGAGAACTACGGCGAGGGATCCTCCCGCGAGCACGCCGCGCTCGAGCCCAGGCATCTCGGCGGCAGGGCCATCATTGTCAAGTCATTCGCTAG GATTCACGAGACCAACTTGAAGAAGCAAGGTCTGTTGCCACTGACATTCGCCAACGCCGCTGACTACGACAAGATCCAGCCCACAGACAAGATCTCGCTGCTTGGACTCAAGGACCTCGCACCTGGCAAG CCCGTCGACTGCGAGATCAAGCACCAAGATGGCAAGACAGAACGCATCAAGCTCAACCACTCACTGAACGAACAGCAGATCGACTGGTTCAAGGCCGGCTCTGCACTCAACAGGATGAAGGAAATCGCTTCCAAGTGA
- the LOC118264043 gene encoding exocyst complex component 6, translated as MTNATIQEIEGIDDYWGPAFRSIYEGEGHEAFVQQLDERIKQHDKEIEKLCNFHYQGFIDSIRELLQVRSHAEELHAEISNVDANVKDTTDSLCAKAEELIRARRVELNIAATIEKMELCLPLLTTYSKLKSQVEAKRYYPALKTLEQLEHVLLPRVGPYKWCGQISADIPRLRQAIQDASMADLRDFLENIRTLSPQVGAMALKQTQEMLGRNLASIVKNKKDMAVLGISAKESTGPQCPHELVDFSPLHRCLHIHSVLGAKNDFIQYYRAQRKQQARLVLIPASVNLHDSIQGVKNYLNAVLGFFILEEHLLSAGAGLVSKDWLLDMWGMSVTKVASTLRTNTSLITDPTLMLSIKHQIVLFINTLKCYGLPTDPLPLLLQEMAEHYTEVLMQRWVVVFRDILDNASFLPIEVENQDQYDGVMDTFPYDGDELEMQPFPRKFPFSSIVPGVYVQVKEFIYAWLKYSAGLGLGGGRRAAAARQSASLLLSRSFTGCLSALFRRPLPLMQLVQIIVDTQYLEGATLCLYEFISNITGSELVTTQAAGSMFQAARDDAEQQICDKLEKKVDEFLDLENYDWLLVEPTGQASSFVTDMLSYLSGVLTSLEQLPERARVAAVRAATNRIATRLRNLLLDPAVKQISSGALDQLNLDVIQCEQFAAGEPVPGLKEGELLEHFASLRQLLDLITGWDWSSYLHDVGIDGGKYSLVTPRDAATLLEKLKEAEQKSSVFAVLKKNERDRRKLLDTVLKQLKQLQNQDGS; from the exons ATGACGAACGCTACGATTCAG GAAATAGAAGGAATTGATGACTATTGGGGTCCTGCATTCCGTTCGATATACGAAGGAGAAGGCCATGAAGCGTTTGTACAACAATTGGACGAACGGATAAAACAACATGACAAAGAAATTGAGAAGCTGTGCAACTTTCATTATCAg GGCTTTATTGACTCTATCCGTGAGTTATTACAAGTGCGGTCACATGCTGAGGAGTTGCATGCGGAGATATCTAATGTGGATGCTAATGTCAAAGACACTACAGACA gtttatgtgctaaagctgaagagttgaTCCGGGCTAGAAGGGTGGAGCTGAACATTGCAGCTACCATAGAAAAGATGGAACTGTGTCTGCCTTTGCTGACCACATACTCCAAGCTGAAGTCTCAAGTAGAAGCTAAAAG ATATTACCCAGCTTTGAAGACGTTAGAACAACTGGAGCACGTGTTACTCCCGCGCGTCGGTCCGTACAAGTGGTGCGGACAGATCTCGGCCGACATACCGCGGTTACGGCAAGCTATACAAGACGCGTCAATGGCGGATCTTAGAGATTTCCTCGAAAATATACGAACACTTAGTCCTCAG GTGGGAGCGATGGCTTTGAAACAAACACAAGAAATGCTTGGAAGGAATCTTGCTAGTattgtcaaaaacaaaaaag ATATGGCAGTTCTAGGAATATCAGCGAAGGAGAGCACTGGACCGCAATGTCCTCACGAGCTGGTCGACTTCAGTCCTTTACATAGATGTCTGCATATCCACAGCGTGTTAGGCGCCAAGAATGACTTCATACAGTATTACAG AGCTCAACGCAAACAGCAAGCCCGTTTAGTGTTGATCCCTGCGTCGGTAAACTTGCACGACTCGATACAAGGCGTGAAGAACTATTTGAATGCGGTGCTGGGCTTCTTTATACTGGAGGAACATTTGCTGAGCGCGGGCGCGGGGCTGGTGTCCAAGGACTGGTTGCTGGATATGTGGGGGATGTCGGTGACCAAAGTAGCTTCCACGTTGAGGACCAATACATCCCTAATTACGGATCCCACGCTCATGCTCAGTATCAAACACCAGATCGTACTGTTTATTAATACTTTGAA ATGTTACGGTCTACCTACGGATCCGTTGCCACTGCTACTACAAGAGATGGCGGAGCATTACACTGAAGTATTGATGCAGAGATGGGTGGTAGTCTTCCGGGATATACTCGACAATGCCTCCTTCCTACCTATTgag GTTGAGAATCAAGATCAATACGACGGTGTTATGGACACGTTCCCCTACGATGGAGACGAATTGGAAATGCAACCGTTTCCGAGGAA GTTCCCGTTCTCGAGCATCGTGCCGGGCGTGTACGTGCAGGTGAAGGAGTTCATCTACGCGTGGCTGAAGTACTCGGCGGGGCTGGGGctgggcggcgggcggcgcgcggcggcggcgcgccagTCCGCGTCGCTACTGCTCAGTCGCTCCTTCACGGGCTGCCTCTCCGCGCTCTTCCGCAGGCCGCTGCCGCTTATGCAGCTCGTGCAG ATTATCGTGGACACGCAGTACTTAGAAGGCGCGACGTTATGTCTTTACGAGTTCATCAGCAATATCACTGGCTCGGAACTAGTCACTACACAG GCAGCAGGCAGCATGTTCCAAGCGGCACGCGACGACGCGGAGCAACAGATCTGTGACAAACTGGAGAAGAAAGTCGACGAGTTCCTCGATCTCGAGAACTATGATTGGCTGCTTG TGGAGCCGACTGGTCAGGCGTCGTCTTTCGTCACGGACATGCTGAGCTACCTGTCAGGAGTACTGACGTCTCTGGAACAACTGCCGGAGAGGGCCAG AGTGGCAGCAGTACGTGCAGCGACGAACCGCATCGCGACCCGTCTCCGCAACCTGCTGCTGGACCCGGCCGTGAAGCAGATCTCGTCGGGCGCGCTCGACCAGCTCAACCTCGACGTGATACAGTGCGAGCAGTTCGCCGCCGGGGAGCCCGTGCCCGGCCTCAAGGAGGGAGAGCTCTTGGAGCATTTTGCTAGCTTGAG GCAACTTCTCGACCTAATAACGGGCTGGGACTGGTCGTCATACCTCCACGACGTCGGTATAGACGGCGGCAAGTACTCACTAGTGACGCCGCGCGACGCCGCTACACTACTCGAGAAACTCAAGGAAGCAGAACAAAAGTCTTCTGTCTTCGCCGTCCTCAAGAAAAACGAGAGAGACAGAAGGAAGCTACTCGACACCGTACTGAAACAATTGAAACAACTCCAGAATCAAGACGGATCGTGA